The Chryseobacterium indicum genome includes a window with the following:
- a CDS encoding TonB-dependent receptor — MQTLSFKIATTAAAICFSTAVFAQQKYSVSGTVKDKKNGELLIGVTVKVAEDPTIAVVANDYGFYSLSLPKGNYTLMISNPGFKDFTKSITVEDNIKQDLELSSGEAEAEERTGKIDEVVISGVKKDKNLTSAQMGTETLSIKNIEKLPVLFGEKDVLKTIQLLPGIKSNGEGNSGFSVRGGATDQNLILLDEAAVYNASHLLGFFSTFNSDALKDASIIKGNSPAQYGGRLSSVLDVKMKDGNNKEYNVNGGLGLISSRLSVEGPIQKEKSSFIVSGRRTYADLFLKATDDFKDSKLYFYDLNLKANYQINENNRLYLSGYFGRDVLGLGDTFSSDWGNTTATLRWNSIISSKLFSNTSLIYSNYNYNVSLSSNNNTFGLSSKIEDWNLKQDFSWFAGNKHSVKFGLQSIYHTITPSSASGTSVSSYPRNPRYSWDNALYINDDFKATEKLTINYGARLSLFSVLGGDVFNTYDNGVLTDSEFVEKGKFGKTYINVEPRITANYRINEVSSIKGGYSRNTQNLHLLSNSGSGNPTDQWIGSSFTVKPEIADQVSLGYSRNFSNNNYEINTEIYYKSLQNQIDYKNGAQITFDTAADVESELLFGKGRAYGLEIIAKKKSGRLTGWISYTLSKTERKIDGINNNEWYNARQDKTHDLSIVATYQLNPKWTFSGLFVYSTGNAVTFPTGKYELNGQTVFQYSSRNADRMPAYHRLDFNATYEPVNNKRFKGSWSFGIYNIYGRENAYTITFEDNPDKPGTTRAMQTALFRWVPNITYNFKF; from the coding sequence ATGCAGACATTATCATTTAAAATTGCCACTACCGCCGCAGCAATTTGCTTCAGTACGGCAGTTTTTGCCCAGCAGAAATATTCTGTGAGCGGTACTGTAAAAGATAAGAAAAACGGAGAGCTTCTCATAGGCGTTACAGTGAAAGTTGCTGAAGATCCCACCATTGCTGTGGTTGCCAACGATTACGGCTTCTACTCGCTTTCTCTTCCCAAAGGAAATTATACTTTGATGATCTCTAATCCCGGTTTTAAGGATTTTACGAAAAGTATTACCGTAGAAGATAACATCAAGCAGGATCTCGAACTGAGTTCCGGAGAAGCGGAAGCTGAAGAAAGAACCGGGAAAATTGATGAAGTGGTAATTTCCGGAGTGAAAAAGGATAAGAACCTCACCTCTGCACAGATGGGAACCGAGACTCTTAGCATTAAAAATATTGAAAAGCTTCCGGTTCTGTTTGGAGAAAAAGATGTTCTGAAAACCATACAGCTCCTTCCGGGAATCAAAAGCAACGGCGAAGGAAACAGCGGATTCAGTGTAAGAGGCGGCGCAACAGATCAAAATCTGATCTTACTGGATGAAGCAGCCGTTTATAATGCGTCCCATTTGCTGGGATTTTTCAGTACGTTCAATAGTGATGCGCTGAAAGATGCAAGCATCATCAAAGGAAACAGTCCTGCCCAATACGGAGGAAGACTTTCTTCGGTTCTGGATGTAAAAATGAAGGACGGAAACAACAAAGAATATAATGTAAACGGAGGATTGGGATTAATCAGCAGCCGACTGAGCGTAGAAGGTCCCATTCAGAAGGAAAAATCCTCTTTCATTGTGTCCGGAAGAAGAACTTATGCCGATCTTTTTCTAAAAGCAACAGACGATTTCAAAGACAGCAAACTGTATTTTTATGATCTGAATTTAAAAGCCAACTACCAGATCAATGAAAACAACAGATTGTATTTATCCGGTTATTTCGGGCGTGATGTTTTAGGCTTAGGCGATACTTTTTCAAGTGATTGGGGAAATACAACAGCTACCCTTCGCTGGAACAGCATTATCAGCAGCAAATTATTCTCCAATACTTCATTAATTTACAGCAACTACAATTATAATGTAAGCTTAAGCAGCAATAATAACACATTCGGACTGAGCTCCAAAATTGAAGACTGGAACCTGAAACAGGATTTTTCATGGTTTGCAGGGAATAAGCATTCGGTGAAGTTTGGGCTGCAGTCTATTTATCATACCATTACGCCAAGCAGCGCTTCCGGAACCAGTGTAAGCAGTTATCCGAGAAACCCGAGATATTCCTGGGACAATGCTCTGTATATTAATGATGATTTTAAAGCTACCGAAAAACTGACGATCAACTACGGAGCAAGGCTTTCCCTGTTCAGTGTTTTGGGAGGAGATGTATTTAACACGTATGATAACGGAGTTCTCACAGATTCTGAATTTGTGGAGAAAGGAAAATTCGGGAAAACATACATTAATGTGGAACCTAGAATTACGGCAAACTACAGGATTAACGAAGTAAGCAGCATTAAAGGAGGCTATTCCAGAAACACCCAGAATTTACACCTTTTAAGCAACAGCGGAAGCGGAAATCCTACCGATCAGTGGATTGGAAGCAGCTTTACGGTAAAACCTGAAATTGCAGATCAGGTAAGTTTAGGCTACAGCAGAAATTTCAGTAACAACAATTATGAAATCAATACTGAAATCTACTACAAGTCTCTTCAGAATCAGATCGATTATAAAAACGGAGCTCAGATTACTTTTGATACAGCGGCGGATGTGGAAAGTGAATTGCTGTTCGGAAAAGGAAGAGCATACGGACTTGAAATTATCGCCAAAAAGAAGAGCGGGAGATTAACCGGATGGATTTCCTACACCTTATCTAAAACGGAGAGAAAAATCGACGGAATCAATAATAATGAATGGTACAACGCAAGACAGGATAAAACGCACGATCTTTCAATTGTTGCCACTTATCAGCTAAATCCGAAATGGACGTTCTCGGGACTTTTTGTATACAGCACCGGAAATGCAGTTACATTCCCAACCGGAAAATATGAACTGAACGGACAGACGGTTTTCCAGTACAGCAGCAGAAATGCAGACAGAATGCCTGCTTATCACAGGCTGGATTTTAATGCAACGTACGAACCTGTAAACAATAAACGCTTTAAAGGATCATGGTCTTTCGGAATTTATAATATTTACGGCAGAGAAAATGCTTACACCATTACGTTTGAAGACAATCCGGATAAGCCGGGAACAACACGCGCGATGCAGACTGCCCTGTTCAGATGGGTTCCGAACATTACGTATAATTTCAAATTTTAA
- a CDS encoding DUF4249 domain-containing protein, with protein sequence MKNIFLIILSLFLVTSCEKEIDLDLEDQSGQIVIEGNITDQAGPYFVKITKSVAFTQANQYPAVTNAQVILSDNTGQTETLQYAGNGNYKTSTFVGQPGRIYTLTINAEGKQYTAQSTMPQAVSFDGLEQDSFLVAGQTSYTLLPLFVDPATLGNRYLFVYTVNSNPKKFFSEFSDNVNNGLPNQRPLLLPNDDSNANDIKVVTGDVIHVEMQCIDDKVYTYYSALLQLSGSGPGGGITPANPPSNISNGALGYFSAHTVRTRTAVIQ encoded by the coding sequence ATGAAAAATATATTTTTAATCATACTTTCTTTATTTTTAGTCACTTCCTGTGAAAAAGAAATAGATCTGGATCTCGAAGATCAGAGTGGACAGATTGTGATCGAAGGAAACATTACCGATCAGGCGGGACCTTACTTTGTAAAGATTACAAAATCTGTAGCCTTTACACAGGCGAACCAATATCCCGCAGTAACGAATGCGCAGGTCATTCTGAGTGACAATACCGGACAGACGGAAACGCTTCAGTATGCCGGAAACGGAAATTACAAAACGTCTACCTTTGTGGGACAGCCCGGAAGAATTTATACGTTAACCATTAATGCAGAAGGAAAACAGTATACCGCACAGAGTACAATGCCGCAGGCTGTTTCTTTCGACGGTCTGGAGCAGGATTCTTTCCTTGTGGCAGGACAGACGAGCTATACGCTTCTTCCGCTTTTCGTTGATCCGGCAACTTTAGGAAACCGTTATCTGTTTGTGTATACCGTAAACAGCAATCCGAAAAAATTCTTCTCAGAATTTTCCGATAATGTGAACAACGGATTACCGAACCAAAGACCTCTTTTGCTTCCTAACGATGACAGCAACGCGAATGATATTAAAGTAGTTACGGGAGATGTTATTCATGTAGAAATGCAGTGTATTGATGATAAAGTGTATACTTATTATTCTGCACTTCTTCAGCTTTCAGGAAGCGGTCCCGGCGGAGGAATTACTCCCGCCAATCCTCCAAGCAATATCAGCAACGGCGCTTTAGGCTATTTTTCAGCACATACTGTAAGGACAAGAACCGCTGTTATTCAGTAA
- a CDS encoding outer membrane beta-barrel family protein: MKNILIPIAFLAGIFTFAQAEKDTIKSKEKAIEAVTVTVRKPTIESKVDRTVFNVSNSSILAGNTTWEVLRMTPLVSIDNNDAIKAEGETVTVYINDRKSVFTGKELKEYLKTIPADNLMKIEVITSPSSRYEATGSVINIVLKKRDDEGIKGSVTLNNRQNTKNSQYTNLNLNYHRKSFTQTFIGSYSDNTNVQSNSSLYKVDAENSETYRNSKTIGRYKSPSLSSTSEFELNNKNTVGVILEYYQSNSSSNTDADGLRNVNGLFENSYLQNQNSTGLNRNFGSNVFYKWYDKEKNKILDINLGSNYYGQSSDDYFVKNMLYKSKPAEKQEIGVLTDTENRNYYLKVDYTQPIGKEGGNFEVGGKIDFNNNVIPNSLYGNMLTGLSSGDIFHYEDNISSLYANYSKTFFKKLETRIGLRYEYIDYKIRQDNAGTSRRDSYGKLLPNILLKYSFSDNYDLSLTYNKNIWRPWYAEFNPFMIPNSDGFYSRGNIDLEPNPSDRVYMKLGIYKKYFISARYMFTDQDYWTNYVTGTINDINGNPQNITITQPSNFFGKVHKYYVFANTNQTFFKNKFTVNLGLGWYYIDNSDFNKKNGLENANNYISYLSASTNLTYTNLFNKNINLSAWVEVSNQNNGNSTTNKANVFHNISATKIFPKTQMEVSLQLMNIFQRPNYDATTFVQGGTFRNASKWDWYGASISFVKRFGNQKVKENTKTDVEKNGGGGK; encoded by the coding sequence ATGAAAAATATTTTGATACCCATTGCCTTTTTAGCAGGCATATTTACATTTGCACAGGCTGAAAAGGATACTATAAAATCTAAGGAGAAGGCAATTGAAGCAGTTACCGTAACGGTAAGAAAACCAACCATTGAATCCAAAGTAGACAGAACCGTTTTTAATGTTTCCAACAGCTCTATTCTTGCAGGAAACACGACTTGGGAGGTCTTGAGAATGACTCCGCTGGTAAGTATTGATAACAATGATGCCATAAAAGCTGAAGGAGAAACCGTAACGGTTTACATCAACGACAGAAAATCTGTTTTTACAGGAAAGGAACTGAAAGAATACCTGAAAACCATTCCTGCGGATAATCTGATGAAGATTGAAGTAATTACAAGTCCGTCTTCGCGCTATGAAGCCACAGGATCTGTCATCAATATTGTTTTGAAAAAGCGTGATGATGAAGGAATAAAAGGGAGTGTTACCTTAAACAACAGGCAGAACACCAAAAACTCTCAGTATACCAACCTGAATTTAAATTACCACCGTAAAAGCTTTACACAGACCTTCATCGGAAGCTACAGCGATAATACCAACGTGCAGAGCAATTCCAGTCTTTATAAAGTGGATGCTGAAAATTCTGAAACTTACAGAAATTCTAAAACCATAGGAAGATACAAAAGTCCTTCCCTTTCTTCCACTTCAGAATTTGAACTGAATAATAAAAATACTGTAGGAGTAATTCTTGAATATTACCAAAGCAACTCTTCTTCCAATACCGATGCAGACGGATTGAGAAATGTTAACGGACTCTTCGAAAATTCTTATCTTCAGAACCAAAATTCTACGGGACTTAACAGAAACTTTGGTTCCAATGTTTTTTATAAATGGTATGATAAGGAAAAGAATAAAATACTTGACATTAATTTAGGTTCCAATTATTACGGGCAGTCGAGTGACGATTATTTTGTAAAGAACATGCTTTATAAATCCAAACCGGCTGAAAAACAGGAAATAGGAGTTCTTACAGATACCGAAAACAGAAATTATTACCTGAAAGTAGATTACACGCAGCCTATCGGAAAAGAAGGTGGAAATTTTGAAGTCGGCGGAAAGATCGATTTCAATAATAATGTGATCCCAAACAGCTTATATGGAAATATGCTTACAGGACTCAGTTCCGGAGATATTTTCCACTATGAAGACAACATCAGTTCCCTTTACGCCAACTACAGCAAAACATTCTTTAAAAAACTGGAAACCAGAATCGGACTCCGCTATGAATACATCGATTATAAAATACGTCAGGATAATGCAGGAACTTCGAGAAGAGATTCTTACGGAAAACTGCTGCCCAATATTTTATTGAAATATTCTTTTTCAGACAATTATGATTTAAGTTTAACGTATAACAAAAATATATGGCGACCGTGGTATGCGGAATTCAATCCTTTTATGATCCCGAACAGCGACGGATTCTACAGCCGTGGAAACATCGATCTGGAACCCAACCCAAGCGACAGGGTTTATATGAAGTTGGGCATTTATAAGAAATACTTTATCTCTGCGAGATATATGTTTACCGATCAGGATTACTGGACCAATTACGTAACGGGAACCATTAATGATATCAACGGAAATCCTCAGAATATCACCATTACGCAGCCCTCTAACTTTTTCGGGAAAGTGCATAAGTATTATGTTTTTGCCAATACGAACCAGACTTTTTTCAAAAATAAATTTACGGTGAATCTTGGTCTGGGATGGTATTATATTGATAACAGCGATTTTAACAAGAAAAACGGTTTGGAAAATGCCAATAACTACATCAGCTATCTGAGTGCTTCCACGAACCTTACGTATACGAATCTGTTTAATAAAAATATCAATCTGAGCGCATGGGTGGAAGTTTCTAACCAGAACAACGGAAATTCTACGACGAACAAAGCGAACGTCTTTCATAATATTTCAGCCACGAAGATATTCCCTAAAACCCAGATGGAAGTCAGCCTTCAGCTCATGAATATTTTCCAGAGACCGAATTACGATGCCACCACTTTTGTGCAGGGAGGAACTTTCCGAAATGCTTCGAAATGGGACTGGTACGGCGCCTCTATTTCATTTGTAAAACGTTTCGGAAACCAGAAAGTAAAAGAAAATACCAAAACCGATGTTGAGAAAAACGGCGGCGGCGGAAAATAA